One part of the Bdellovibrio sp. KM01 genome encodes these proteins:
- a CDS encoding calcium:proton antiporter translates to MFNLSALRLLTSWGSVLLYFLVLSSWMDSVTSPAMLMVLFTLFFAVIMWSAFGVVHEAEELAEIMGEPYGTLILTLSIVVIEVALVAAVMLGSNAAPTMGRDTMFSVLMIVMNGVVGLGLFIGGLKHREQSYNLQGAASYLSVLIPLTCIALILPNFTTSTESGTFSFWQSTYFSIFSIALYGVFLITQTGRHRAFYVHQIEGKVDEDVDAPRPPIDMAKLRTHVILLLANILPIVLLSKGLAKILDAEIKALNLPLALGGVVVAAIVFAPEGISALRAVARNDLQRTVNLCLGAATSTVGLTVPVILAIASFTGQKVVLGLAPREVTLLGMTLILSTLTFSNRRTTMLEGTVHLVLFFVFLVLVFNP, encoded by the coding sequence ATGTTCAATCTTTCAGCTTTACGTTTGTTAACCTCATGGGGCTCTGTCCTTTTATACTTCTTGGTTCTTTCCAGTTGGATGGACTCCGTAACTTCGCCAGCGATGCTGATGGTTTTGTTCACGTTGTTCTTTGCAGTCATCATGTGGTCTGCCTTCGGCGTTGTTCATGAGGCCGAAGAACTTGCGGAAATCATGGGGGAGCCCTATGGAACTTTGATCCTGACGTTATCCATCGTCGTGATCGAGGTGGCCTTAGTAGCAGCTGTAATGTTGGGTTCGAATGCCGCTCCAACCATGGGACGAGATACGATGTTCTCGGTCTTGATGATCGTTATGAACGGGGTTGTCGGTCTTGGTTTGTTCATTGGTGGTCTTAAACACCGTGAGCAGTCTTACAACCTTCAAGGTGCCGCATCCTACTTGTCTGTATTGATTCCTTTAACGTGTATCGCGTTGATCTTGCCAAATTTCACAACTTCCACCGAGTCCGGAACTTTTTCGTTTTGGCAGTCTACGTATTTCTCGATTTTCTCGATTGCGTTGTATGGCGTTTTCTTGATCACTCAGACGGGACGTCACCGTGCTTTTTACGTTCATCAGATTGAAGGTAAAGTTGACGAGGACGTCGATGCTCCACGTCCACCGATTGATATGGCAAAACTTCGTACTCACGTGATCTTATTGTTAGCAAACATCCTTCCGATCGTTTTGTTATCAAAGGGTCTGGCAAAAATCCTGGATGCAGAAATCAAAGCTTTGAATTTGCCATTGGCCCTGGGTGGGGTGGTTGTTGCTGCGATAGTATTCGCGCCAGAAGGTATCAGTGCACTTCGTGCGGTTGCTCGTAATGATCTTCAACGTACCGTGAATCTGTGCTTGGGCGCTGCGACCTCAACTGTCGGTCTGACGGTTCCAGTGATCCTCGCGATCGCATCCTTCACTGGTCAAAAAGTCGTGTTGGGTTTAGCTCCACGTGAAGTGACGTTGCTGGGAATGACTTTGATCCTCAGTACGTTAACATTCTCGAATAGAAGAACCACAATGCTCGAGGGAACAGTTCACTTGGTTCTGTTCTTCGTGTT
- a CDS encoding aldehyde dehydrogenase family protein translates to MNYQLPEFPGIPQLNGRILINGEIRDKGYESQPVFSTCTEDGKPQQIGTTPHVSADILRDAVDGAAKAWAKGLGDWPTSRMEDRIKAVVAFRNGMLEQREIICRLLMWEIGKNWVDSQAEFDRTIQYIDDTVNEVKNMDREASRFQFSGGVMAQIRRAPLGVTLCMGPFNYPLNETFTTLIPALIMGNTVVVKLARYGQLLWEPLLEPFRTAFPKGVVNIINGLGREIVNPVVKDGKIDVLAFIGTSRVANQIKVSHPQPFRFRSILSLEAKNPAIILEDADLENAVNECVRGALSFNGQRCTALKMIFVHKKISAEFTKVLVQKVNSLVAGMPWDKGVAITPLPDPEKPKYLQGLIDDAISKGAVLANPEQGGKLKGNIFFPAILGNVPLNSRAAVEEQFGPVIPLAEYESFQEIEDYILNSPYGNQASVFGRDAEKMGRMIDRLSNQVCRININSQCQRGPDVYPFTGRKNSAEGTLSVYDALRSFSIRCMVAAKQDQASRQVIQGILHQDSSKFLSTNVVL, encoded by the coding sequence ATGAACTATCAGCTCCCAGAATTTCCGGGTATTCCTCAGTTAAATGGCCGTATTTTAATTAACGGTGAAATCCGTGATAAAGGCTATGAATCTCAGCCGGTCTTTTCGACATGTACAGAAGACGGTAAGCCTCAACAAATCGGAACGACTCCACACGTAAGCGCGGATATATTGCGAGACGCAGTGGACGGGGCGGCGAAAGCTTGGGCAAAGGGATTAGGCGATTGGCCCACATCGCGCATGGAGGATCGTATCAAGGCGGTGGTGGCTTTCAGAAATGGGATGCTTGAGCAGCGTGAAATCATCTGTCGCCTGCTTATGTGGGAGATCGGAAAAAACTGGGTTGACTCCCAGGCCGAGTTTGATCGTACGATTCAATACATCGATGATACGGTGAATGAAGTAAAAAACATGGACCGCGAAGCCAGTCGTTTTCAATTCTCGGGTGGCGTGATGGCGCAGATTCGCCGGGCTCCCTTGGGTGTGACGTTGTGTATGGGGCCTTTCAATTATCCGCTGAATGAAACTTTTACGACACTGATTCCGGCCCTGATCATGGGAAATACCGTTGTGGTGAAGCTTGCTCGGTACGGGCAGCTTTTGTGGGAGCCGCTACTTGAACCTTTCCGTACAGCTTTTCCTAAAGGCGTCGTAAACATCATCAATGGTTTGGGGCGCGAGATCGTGAACCCCGTGGTGAAGGATGGCAAGATCGATGTCCTGGCTTTCATCGGCACCAGCCGTGTCGCAAATCAGATCAAGGTTTCTCATCCTCAGCCTTTCCGCTTCCGTAGTATTTTAAGTCTGGAAGCTAAAAATCCCGCGATTATTTTGGAGGACGCGGATTTGGAAAATGCCGTGAATGAGTGCGTGCGTGGAGCATTGTCTTTCAATGGTCAGCGCTGTACGGCTTTAAAAATGATTTTTGTGCATAAAAAGATCTCGGCCGAGTTCACTAAAGTATTGGTTCAAAAAGTGAATAGTCTTGTTGCTGGGATGCCTTGGGATAAGGGCGTTGCTATCACTCCCTTGCCAGATCCAGAAAAACCAAAGTACCTCCAAGGCTTGATCGACGATGCAATTTCTAAAGGCGCGGTGCTGGCGAATCCAGAGCAGGGTGGAAAGCTTAAAGGAAATATTTTCTTCCCAGCGATTTTGGGGAATGTACCTTTGAATTCCCGTGCTGCTGTTGAAGAACAATTCGGTCCTGTGATTCCTTTGGCTGAATACGAAAGCTTCCAAGAGATCGAGGATTATATTTTAAATTCTCCTTATGGAAATCAGGCAAGTGTGTTTGGTCGTGATGCCGAAAAAATGGGACGAATGATTGATCGCTTAAGCAATCAGGTTTGTCGCATCAACATTAACAGCCAATGCCAGCGTGGCCCGGATGTTTATCCTTTCACAGGGCGTAAAAATTCTGCCGAAGGAACTTTGAGTGTTTACGATGCCCTTCGCTCGTTCAGTATTCGTTGCATGGTCGCGGCGAAACAAGATCAAGCAAGTCGTCAGGTGATTCAGGGGATTTTGCATCAAGACAGTTCTAAGTTCTTATCAACAAACGTGGTGCTGTAG
- a CDS encoding trypsin-like serine protease: MKKNLTQIGLSVLALTLIAGCQGTNPGAQVELTNETGIVGGEPIPKNSSLIKHAVGLLILRKDESQTTCSAVIIRKDLILTARHCMSNAKLVYVMFTNDMHSKDYYYLNSTTFISYEKDQNTGKDADLALIKVRGDLAPGYEPINMPTETIRAKPGLDIIHIGFGQNKSIANGPTDEKGWGILRTVKQKVLYMYDIMEKNSQSFVVDQSNLKGICYGDSGGPAYTVSNGKYYLVGINEGALAGYNKDPNDRDTCHGRSLLIDVFATKKWILDNAAKLQ, from the coding sequence ATGAAAAAGAATCTAACGCAAATCGGATTGTCTGTTCTTGCCCTGACTCTGATCGCCGGCTGCCAGGGAACCAACCCAGGTGCTCAAGTGGAGCTAACTAACGAAACCGGAATTGTTGGTGGCGAGCCAATTCCCAAAAATAGCTCCCTGATAAAACACGCCGTGGGCCTTTTGATATTGCGTAAAGATGAATCCCAAACCACCTGCTCTGCTGTTATAATCAGAAAAGATCTGATCTTAACTGCCAGACACTGTATGAGTAATGCCAAGTTGGTCTATGTGATGTTCACGAATGATATGCATTCTAAAGACTACTACTATCTGAACTCGACGACGTTCATTTCATATGAAAAAGACCAAAACACCGGTAAGGATGCCGACCTTGCGTTAATCAAAGTCCGTGGGGATCTTGCCCCGGGATATGAACCCATCAATATGCCTACAGAAACAATTCGTGCCAAACCAGGTTTGGACATCATTCATATTGGCTTTGGGCAAAACAAAAGTATCGCCAACGGTCCGACCGACGAAAAGGGATGGGGAATCCTTCGCACCGTCAAACAAAAGGTCTTATACATGTACGACATTATGGAGAAGAATTCGCAATCTTTTGTGGTGGATCAATCCAATCTTAAAGGAATCTGCTATGGAGATTCAGGTGGCCCAGCTTATACGGTTTCCAACGGTAAGTACTACCTGGTGGGTATTAATGAAGGTGCTTTGGCGGGTTACAACAAAGACCCAAATGACAGGGACACCTGCCACGGTCGCTCCCTTTTGATCGACGTGTTTGCTACAAAAAAATGGATATTGGACAACGCTGCGAAACTTCAATAA
- a CDS encoding OsmC family protein, which produces MRAKVHRIDGHHFKFEVRGMQGDIDVALADAKSAGPSPKELVLAALCGCTGTDVVDLMAKFQVQYESFDLEARAGLTDKHPKIFTRIDLTYSVKGAGIDAAQVVEAAKRSTHQYSGTAAMLSKAVPIFYTVQVNGETVATDQAQFA; this is translated from the coding sequence ATGAGAGCAAAAGTCCACCGCATTGATGGTCATCATTTTAAATTTGAAGTTCGCGGAATGCAGGGTGATATCGATGTCGCCCTGGCTGATGCCAAATCCGCAGGCCCCAGCCCCAAAGAATTAGTCCTTGCCGCTTTATGTGGATGCACAGGAACAGATGTCGTTGATTTGATGGCCAAGTTTCAAGTGCAATATGAAAGCTTTGATCTGGAAGCCCGTGCGGGACTTACCGACAAGCATCCAAAAATCTTCACGCGCATTGATTTAACCTACTCAGTAAAAGGCGCTGGCATCGATGCCGCGCAAGTTGTCGAGGCCGCCAAACGCTCGACTCACCAATACAGCGGAACGGCAGCGATGCTTTCAAAAGCGGTTCCCATTTTTTATACAGTCCAAGTCAACGGAGAAACCGTTGCCACTGATCAAGCGCAATTCGCGTAA
- a CDS encoding SDR family NAD(P)-dependent oxidoreductase gives MELKDQVIIVTGAASGIGRESAVALAKKGAKIISADYNDQGAEKTAEELREIGVPAFSFKVDVSKADQVKALVDFAVEKFGTLNGIFNNAGIGLVKPFLEMEPASYLKVIEVDQHSVYYGMWYAAKKMVELKAKGTFVNTASIYGTMAAEGSFNYNAAKAAVVMMSKTAALELAPHGIRVVGVAPGFINTPILGDDKALKDSLAKQHMHGRLIEPEKVASVVAFLFSDAAQAINGTTVPVDDGFLVFKK, from the coding sequence ATGGAATTAAAAGATCAAGTTATCATCGTCACCGGTGCCGCGAGCGGAATTGGAAGAGAGTCTGCTGTCGCTCTCGCCAAGAAGGGCGCAAAAATAATCTCTGCCGACTATAACGATCAAGGGGCAGAAAAAACCGCGGAAGAATTGCGCGAAATTGGCGTACCGGCCTTTTCATTCAAAGTCGATGTTTCTAAAGCCGACCAAGTAAAAGCCCTGGTCGATTTTGCCGTCGAAAAATTCGGAACCTTGAACGGGATCTTTAATAATGCTGGAATTGGCCTGGTGAAACCGTTTTTGGAAATGGAGCCCGCCTCTTACCTGAAAGTTATCGAGGTCGATCAACACAGCGTTTATTACGGGATGTGGTACGCTGCTAAAAAGATGGTGGAACTTAAAGCCAAGGGGACGTTTGTTAACACCGCTTCGATTTATGGCACCATGGCTGCGGAAGGAAGCTTTAATTACAACGCCGCTAAAGCAGCCGTTGTGATGATGAGTAAAACTGCCGCGTTAGAACTGGCTCCGCATGGCATTCGTGTGGTCGGTGTGGCTCCTGGCTTCATCAACACTCCGATTTTGGGTGATGACAAGGCCCTGAAGGATTCTTTGGCAAAGCAACACATGCACGGCCGCCTGATTGAACCCGAAAAAGTTGCCAGTGTGGTAGCTTTCTTGTTCTCCGATGCAGCTCAAGCCATCAATGGAACAACTGTTCCCGTGGATGATGGATTTTTGGTCTTTAAGAAATAG
- a CDS encoding phosphatase PAP2 family protein: MKRLTLTASLILVLPLTSQADWTQISARDFTMQDPPVSESSVEKAEVDIMFDLQNRRTEAECAMAEKQQSPTFDAFYKKSGLFTAEEYAKIQRPLMQASSLASKISDSFKDHYHRPRPYSDYSRLRPCIPPPGGSKSYPSMHAAVSMTDACIMAAIFPERAQQILTYGDRLGTLRTVVGVHYPSDVAAGKILGEQICKALLADPSYTKLLPHN, from the coding sequence ATGAAAAGACTGACTCTGACAGCTTCTTTGATCCTGGTTCTTCCGTTAACGTCCCAAGCCGACTGGACACAGATTTCGGCGAGGGATTTTACTATGCAGGATCCGCCGGTTTCAGAATCCTCGGTTGAAAAAGCAGAAGTCGACATCATGTTTGATCTGCAAAACCGCCGCACCGAAGCTGAGTGCGCCATGGCCGAAAAACAGCAAAGCCCCACCTTCGATGCTTTTTATAAAAAATCAGGACTTTTCACTGCCGAAGAATACGCAAAAATCCAAAGACCTCTGATGCAAGCCTCCTCCCTGGCTTCAAAAATTTCTGATTCCTTTAAGGATCACTATCACCGCCCCCGTCCTTACAGTGACTACTCTCGCCTTCGTCCCTGCATTCCGCCACCAGGTGGTTCGAAATCTTACCCAAGCATGCACGCCGCGGTCAGCATGACTGATGCCTGCATCATGGCTGCGATCTTTCCAGAACGTGCTCAGCAGATTTTGACTTACGGAGATCGCCTGGGAACTCTGCGCACGGTGGTGGGAGTTCACTATCCGTCGGATGTGGCAGCGGGTAAAATCCTGGGCGAGCAAATTTGCAAGGCCCTTTTGGCGGACCCTTCGTACACAAAGCTCCTGCCTCATAATTAA
- a CDS encoding TIGR02147 family protein: MNHTYRDILSSELLTRKQSNPRFSLRAFAKQLDLSASHLSSLIIGKRNLTTQQAHKLLNKLELSPADKSLFLSSAFPHLLETPTVQERQTQLIAEDKFTFLAEWYHFAILSLGDISLNKATPAWISERLGISELQARDALKRLQRLDLISIKSDGSFKQTGNPLTTTDDIPSGAIKAYHRSMIDIAKTKLDTVPVEEREFGAVTLAINPAKIGKAKKMIREFQNQLCQELEVGKKKTVYTLSVQFFPVTDSKE; encoded by the coding sequence ATGAACCACACTTATCGCGACATTCTTTCTTCAGAACTGCTGACACGCAAGCAAAGCAATCCCCGTTTTTCATTGCGTGCGTTCGCGAAACAATTGGACTTGAGTGCCAGCCATCTTTCATCGTTAATTATCGGAAAAAGAAATCTGACAACTCAACAGGCTCATAAGCTCTTAAACAAGCTTGAACTTTCACCAGCAGATAAGTCTTTATTTTTATCTTCAGCCTTTCCGCATTTACTGGAAACTCCGACAGTCCAGGAACGTCAGACGCAACTTATCGCTGAAGACAAATTTACATTTCTTGCCGAGTGGTACCACTTCGCAATCTTAAGCCTGGGTGATATTTCCTTAAACAAAGCCACACCGGCTTGGATTTCAGAACGCCTGGGAATCAGCGAGCTGCAAGCCCGCGATGCCTTAAAACGTTTACAACGACTGGATCTAATTTCCATTAAATCAGATGGCAGTTTTAAGCAGACTGGAAACCCCTTAACAACCACGGATGATATTCCATCCGGTGCCATCAAGGCTTACCACCGCAGTATGATCGATATCGCAAAGACAAAACTTGATACTGTTCCCGTTGAGGAACGAGAATTTGGCGCGGTCACCCTGGCCATCAATCCTGCAAAAATTGGCAAAGCCAAAAAAATGATTCGCGAATTTCAAAACCAGCTTTGCCAAGAGCTTGAAGTTGGCAAAAAGAAAACAGTCTATACCCTTTCGGTGCAATTCTTTCCGGTCACGGACTCTAAGGAATAA
- a CDS encoding ABC transporter substrate-binding protein, producing MKTFKHYLYALAIAATLMKSTPAAADTIELRSDTWCPYVCDNKAAPGYMIEAFIRIFEKHGHKVNFEIVNWARAVNETRQNKAHVIVGAMVNDSPDFVFPEKSFGTGDDYFYVPRDSTWTYTGEPSLKGKKVGVINGYAYGGLVDDIIRKRKDVFISMSGDHPLEQLFRMVKNKRLDAFIENDAVFKYTLRELKLNPNDYKRVSENVADDPRLWAAFSPKNKNSVAYGKIFSKGIVELRQSGELQKILAKYGLTDWEPLPKQSR from the coding sequence GTGAAAACATTTAAGCATTATTTGTACGCACTAGCGATAGCAGCGACTTTAATGAAATCTACTCCCGCAGCAGCTGACACGATCGAATTGCGTTCCGATACTTGGTGTCCCTATGTTTGCGACAACAAAGCAGCTCCCGGATACATGATCGAAGCCTTCATCCGCATCTTTGAAAAACACGGACACAAAGTAAATTTTGAAATCGTCAATTGGGCTCGCGCCGTCAATGAAACCCGTCAAAACAAAGCGCATGTGATTGTGGGCGCCATGGTGAATGACTCCCCTGACTTTGTCTTTCCAGAAAAATCTTTTGGTACGGGGGATGATTATTTCTATGTTCCTCGCGATTCAACTTGGACCTATACCGGCGAGCCTTCTTTGAAAGGTAAGAAAGTCGGCGTGATCAATGGTTATGCTTATGGCGGCCTAGTTGATGATATTATCCGAAAGCGCAAAGACGTTTTCATCTCTATGTCCGGCGACCACCCGCTTGAACAACTTTTCCGCATGGTTAAAAATAAGCGCTTGGACGCTTTTATCGAAAACGATGCGGTTTTTAAATACACTCTTAGAGAACTAAAATTAAATCCGAATGACTATAAGCGCGTCAGCGAAAACGTCGCCGATGATCCAAGATTATGGGCCGCGTTTTCCCCGAAGAATAAAAATTCGGTGGCCTACGGCAAGATTTTTTCAAAAGGCATCGTGGAACTTCGCCAAAGCGGCGAGCTGCAAAAAATTCTGGCCAAGTACGGGCTCACCGACTGGGAGCCCCTGCCAAAACAATCACGTTAG
- a CDS encoding TIGR02147 family protein: MDTTKLDNRVKAAYTSPMISPLEYQDYQTFLQDLFSSKVSQRNMSLRGFARIAGISHSYLSRVMNSQKTLSIASASKISQILDMTPEEEAHLMRLVARDQLAENSRSGQQLRARILKTKRSPQNKVTLDNFKAVAEWHHFAILALLNTKDFRGTGRWIGERLGIPHEIAKESFERLVKLGFIRKENGKYVAMNDGDIETPHDVASQAVRENHRQHLHLAGLALTSLPPGQLEFQNASIPMNKADIPKAKKRLRLFMDAFIRDLEKNPGEEVFQVNLQFYMLSKNSEKDLI, translated from the coding sequence ATGGACACCACCAAGCTGGACAATCGCGTTAAAGCTGCATATACCAGCCCCATGATTTCACCTCTCGAATACCAAGATTACCAGACGTTTTTGCAGGATCTTTTCTCCAGCAAGGTTTCCCAGCGCAACATGAGTCTTCGCGGCTTTGCGCGTATCGCGGGTATCTCTCATTCCTATTTGTCTCGCGTGATGAACTCCCAAAAGACTTTATCTATAGCTTCTGCCAGCAAGATCAGTCAGATTCTGGATATGACTCCTGAAGAAGAAGCTCATTTAATGCGTCTGGTGGCGCGTGACCAGCTTGCGGAAAACTCGCGCAGTGGTCAGCAATTACGTGCCCGTATTTTAAAAACCAAACGTTCGCCTCAGAACAAAGTCACGTTAGATAATTTCAAAGCCGTGGCCGAGTGGCATCACTTTGCGATCCTGGCTCTTTTAAATACCAAAGATTTCCGTGGGACAGGCCGCTGGATCGGTGAGCGCTTGGGTATCCCGCACGAGATCGCGAAGGAATCTTTCGAGCGCCTGGTTAAACTTGGATTCATTCGTAAAGAAAATGGCAAGTATGTGGCGATGAATGACGGGGACATTGAAACTCCCCATGACGTTGCTTCACAAGCGGTGCGTGAAAATCACCGTCAGCATTTGCACCTGGCAGGTCTGGCGTTGACGTCCTTGCCACCAGGACAGCTTGAATTCCAAAATGCCTCTATTCCTATGAACAAAGCTGACATTCCGAAAGCGAAAAAACGCCTGCGCCTTTTCATGGATGCTTTCATCCGCGATCTGGAAAAAAATCCGGGCGAGGAAGTTTTCCAAGTGAATTTGCAATTCTATATGCTTTCCAAAAATTCTGAAAAGGATCTTATATGA
- a CDS encoding aldehyde dehydrogenase family protein has product MLEQLVLHQKAFAQHARTESWHQRFDYLESLKSMITDHQQELCKALYEDFKKPELESLATEIMPLLKEIRFTQKHLKKWMKPQRVCTPLLLFGSKSYTRFEALGSCLIISPWNYPLYLTIAPLVSALAAGNAAVIKPSEYAPHTSRLMHSLLSKYFKTEQVSVIEGGPETTTELLKQSFDHVFFTGSTEVGRIILKGAAHSLARVTLELGGKSPTIIDNTANLKLAAQKIIWAKFVNAGQTCVAPDYLFVQESIHHEFLQTLKAQLQENFGNSKDDVKSSKSFARIINRRHTDRLKGLLEDAISNSASLVAGGEVDLEQNYVAPTLLDNVDPHTKVMNEEIFGPILPILKFKDIGEVVHFINERPKPLTIYCYSHSDHNIKKLMKETSSGTLSVNDSLISLLNPNLPFGGVGASGLGAYHGYHGFETFSHKKAIFKQGLAGRLMAIIYPPYNQTKLDLLKQIIRFKI; this is encoded by the coding sequence ATGCTTGAACAACTCGTACTTCACCAAAAAGCTTTCGCTCAACATGCCCGTACTGAATCCTGGCACCAAAGATTTGATTATTTGGAATCATTGAAAAGCATGATCACCGATCATCAACAGGAACTGTGCAAAGCTCTTTACGAAGATTTTAAAAAGCCTGAATTGGAATCGTTGGCGACCGAGATCATGCCTCTTTTGAAAGAGATCCGTTTTACGCAAAAGCATTTGAAAAAATGGATGAAACCGCAAAGAGTTTGCACTCCCCTGCTTTTATTTGGATCTAAAAGTTACACCCGTTTTGAAGCTTTGGGCTCCTGCCTGATCATTTCGCCGTGGAACTATCCTTTATATTTAACGATCGCGCCCCTGGTTTCGGCCCTTGCGGCTGGGAACGCAGCGGTGATCAAACCGTCCGAGTACGCCCCCCACACCAGCCGTTTGATGCATTCTTTGTTATCGAAGTACTTTAAGACCGAACAGGTATCGGTCATCGAAGGCGGTCCTGAAACCACGACCGAACTTTTAAAGCAGTCCTTTGACCACGTCTTTTTCACCGGCAGCACCGAGGTCGGCAGAATTATACTGAAGGGTGCTGCTCACAGCCTGGCCCGAGTCACTTTGGAATTAGGTGGCAAGTCACCGACCATTATCGATAATACGGCGAACCTAAAACTGGCGGCGCAAAAGATCATCTGGGCGAAATTCGTGAATGCAGGTCAGACCTGCGTGGCACCTGATTATCTTTTTGTTCAAGAAAGCATCCATCACGAATTCCTTCAAACACTTAAAGCACAACTTCAAGAGAACTTCGGAAACAGCAAGGATGACGTGAAATCATCCAAGAGTTTCGCCCGTATCATCAACCGTCGTCATACGGATCGCCTTAAAGGTTTACTTGAAGATGCGATCAGCAATAGTGCAAGCCTGGTTGCCGGAGGTGAAGTAGATCTTGAACAAAACTATGTCGCTCCGACCCTGCTTGATAACGTCGATCCGCACACCAAAGTGATGAACGAAGAGATCTTTGGACCGATTCTGCCGATTTTAAAATTCAAGGACATTGGGGAGGTCGTTCACTTTATCAACGAACGCCCCAAGCCATTGACCATTTATTGCTATTCCCATTCCGATCACAACATCAAAAAATTGATGAAGGAAACAAGTTCGGGAACATTGTCGGTGAATGACTCCTTGATTTCGTTATTGAACCCGAACCTTCCATTCGGCGGCGTGGGTGCAAGTGGTCTAGGTGCTTACCATGGGTATCACGGATTTGAGACCTTCTCCCACAAAAAGGCGATCTTCAAACAAGGCCTTGCCGGAAGATTGATGGCGATCATCTATCCCCCCTACAACCAGACCAAACTTGATCTATTAAAACAAATCATCCGCTTTAAAATTTAG